The following proteins are encoded in a genomic region of Pseudomonas sp. Os17:
- a CDS encoding LPS-assembly protein LptD, translated as MALKSPAFRKKFPLLVTGGLLALQPLATSFVVAAEQYDCSVSASGGWACAPKTSAAQLPPRPVHDANSVSSSVATAADAGAAGEAASGDKPTLVTEAKGRGLKSRSADYSHLDWVPREKLTAAQLAETGPYCSGSYIEPIRPGMNDKTNKSDAPTFIGAKASRYQQEAQVATLAGDVVMRQGSMQVEADEANLYQAENRGELSGNVRIRDNGTLMVGDHADVQLDTGEAKVDNAEYVMHKSRVRGSALYAKRAENAIIRLKDGTYTTCEPNSNAWQLKGNNITLNPATGFGTATNVTLRVKDIPVLYTPYIYFPIDDRRQSGFLPPSISTGSDTGFMLVTPYYFNLAPNYDATLYPRYMAKRGLLMEGEFRYLTKSSEGQFGAAYLNDDDTDRSKQTDYEKTRYMLNWQHKGGLDSRLMTEVDYTKISDPYYFQDLQTDQIGVKSTDYVNQQGVVTYRGDDYTARLNVQAYELASVSNITPYNKLPQITFNGALPYHPQGLDFTYETELVRFERDLLNGNYTDKDGGPFNSNGTVGTPRLDTNVAGLARSNGDRLNLKPGVSLPLNWSYGYLTPSLKYMYTQYNLDLDAQGKNDLVINRNRAAALGESYKSSQNRGVPIASLDGGLYFDRDTQWFGKNYRQTLEPRAFYLYVPEEDQKDIPVFDTGEYTFNYASLFRDNRFSGSDRVGDENKLSLGVTSRWIEDNGFQRQRISVGQALYFKDRTVQLPGIDYRTRDDAKSNVSPYALEYEYRYNRDWRTTADYNWDPDSHSPRSGSAMLHYQPEDNPNKVINAGYRYRNDQIRYDQNSGTWKMGGDYGTAGQPGYVKDYYKIQQHDFSVIWPIVPQWNAISRWQYDYNRNRTLEAFGGFEYDNCCWKLRLISRYWVKYDEFSQNAPENEKGDRGIFLQIVLKGLGGVMGTKVESFLDKGIQGYREREDQAF; from the coding sequence ATGGCATTGAAATCCCCCGCGTTTCGTAAAAAATTCCCGTTGCTGGTTACCGGCGGTTTGCTGGCCCTGCAACCTCTAGCCACTTCCTTCGTGGTCGCTGCGGAACAGTATGACTGCTCAGTCTCTGCTTCGGGTGGCTGGGCCTGTGCGCCGAAAACCAGCGCAGCCCAACTGCCTCCACGGCCGGTTCACGACGCCAACTCGGTCAGCTCCAGCGTTGCTACAGCGGCTGATGCCGGCGCTGCGGGCGAAGCAGCCAGCGGCGACAAGCCGACGCTGGTGACCGAAGCCAAAGGCCGTGGACTGAAATCCCGCAGTGCGGACTACAGCCACCTCGACTGGGTGCCGCGTGAGAAGCTCACCGCCGCTCAATTGGCCGAGACTGGTCCTTACTGCTCTGGTTCCTATATCGAACCGATTCGTCCTGGCATGAATGACAAGACGAATAAAAGTGACGCCCCGACCTTTATCGGCGCCAAGGCCTCGCGTTATCAGCAGGAAGCACAAGTGGCGACCCTGGCCGGTGACGTGGTCATGCGCCAGGGCAGCATGCAGGTCGAGGCCGACGAGGCCAACCTGTACCAGGCCGAGAACCGTGGCGAACTGAGCGGCAACGTACGGATTCGCGACAACGGCACGCTGATGGTCGGCGACCACGCCGACGTGCAACTCGACACCGGTGAAGCCAAGGTCGACAACGCCGAATACGTGATGCACAAGTCGCGGGTACGGGGCAGTGCGCTGTACGCCAAGCGTGCGGAAAACGCCATCATCCGCCTCAAGGATGGTACGTACACCACCTGCGAACCGAACAGCAACGCCTGGCAGCTCAAGGGCAACAACATCACCTTGAACCCGGCCACCGGCTTCGGTACCGCGACCAACGTGACCTTGCGGGTCAAAGATATTCCGGTGCTCTACACCCCGTATATCTACTTCCCGATCGACGACCGTCGCCAGTCCGGCTTCCTGCCACCGAGCATCAGTACTGGCAGCGACACCGGCTTCATGCTGGTCACGCCGTACTACTTCAACCTGGCACCTAACTACGACGCCACGTTGTACCCACGCTACATGGCCAAGCGCGGCCTGCTGATGGAAGGCGAATTCCGCTACCTGACCAAGAGCAGCGAAGGTCAGTTCGGCGCGGCTTACCTCAACGACGACGATACTGATCGCAGCAAGCAGACCGACTACGAAAAAACCCGCTACATGCTCAACTGGCAGCACAAGGGCGGGCTTGATTCGCGTCTGATGACCGAGGTCGACTACACCAAGATCAGCGATCCCTATTACTTCCAGGATCTGCAGACTGATCAGATTGGCGTGAAGTCCACCGACTATGTTAACCAGCAAGGCGTCGTGACCTATCGTGGCGACGACTACACCGCTCGCCTCAACGTACAGGCGTACGAGCTGGCCAGCGTATCCAACATTACGCCGTACAACAAACTGCCGCAGATCACTTTCAACGGTGCTCTGCCGTACCATCCGCAAGGTTTGGATTTCACCTATGAAACCGAGTTGGTGCGGTTTGAGCGGGATCTGCTCAATGGTAACTACACGGACAAAGACGGTGGCCCGTTCAACTCGAACGGCACAGTGGGCACCCCACGCCTTGATACCAACGTTGCTGGTCTGGCACGTTCCAACGGCGACCGCCTGAACCTCAAACCCGGTGTCAGCCTGCCGCTGAACTGGAGTTATGGCTACCTGACACCGTCCCTCAAGTACATGTACACCCAGTACAATCTTGACTTGGACGCCCAAGGTAAAAATGACCTGGTGATTAACCGCAACCGAGCGGCAGCGCTTGGCGAGTCATACAAGAGCTCGCAGAATCGTGGCGTTCCAATCGCCAGCCTCGACGGTGGCCTGTACTTCGACCGCGACACTCAATGGTTTGGTAAAAACTACCGCCAGACCCTGGAACCCCGCGCGTTCTACCTCTATGTACCCGAGGAAGACCAGAAGGACATCCCGGTGTTCGATACCGGCGAATACACCTTCAACTACGCCTCGCTGTTCCGCGACAACCGCTTCTCGGGCTCCGACCGCGTCGGCGACGAGAACAAGTTGTCCCTGGGCGTAACCAGCCGCTGGATCGAGGACAACGGTTTCCAGCGTCAACGCATCAGCGTCGGCCAGGCTCTGTACTTCAAGGACCGCACCGTCCAGCTCCCGGGTATCGACTACCGCACCCGCGACGACGCCAAGTCCAACGTCTCGCCTTACGCGCTTGAATACGAGTACCGCTACAACCGCGACTGGCGTACCACTGCCGACTACAACTGGGACCCGGACAGCCACAGCCCGCGTTCCGGCAGTGCGATGCTCCACTACCAGCCTGAAGACAACCCGAACAAGGTCATCAACGCCGGCTATCGCTACCGCAACGACCAGATCCGCTATGACCAGAACAGCGGCACCTGGAAAATGGGTGGCGACTACGGCACTGCGGGCCAGCCTGGCTACGTGAAGGACTACTACAAGATCCAGCAGCATGACTTCTCGGTGATCTGGCCGATCGTGCCGCAATGGAACGCCATCAGCCGTTGGCAGTACGACTACAACCGTAACCGCACGCTCGAGGCCTTCGGTGGTTTCGAATACGACAACTGCTGCTGGAAACTGCGCCTGATCAGCCGTTACTGGGTCAAGTATGACGAGTTCAGTCAGAACGCTCCGGAAAACGAGAAAGGCGACCGCGGCATCTTCCTCCAAATTGTTCTGAAGGGTCTCGGTGGCGTCATGGGCACCAAAGTAGAGAGCTTCCTCGACAAAGGCATCCAAGGTTATCGTGAACGTGAAGACCAAGCTTTCTGA
- the glpE gene encoding thiosulfate sulfurtransferase GlpE gives MSEFKRIPPEQAQALREQGAVVVDIRDPQTYALSHISGSQHLDNHSISDFIRNADLDAPLVVVCYHGNSSQSAAAYLVSQGFSDVYSLDGGFELWRSTYPTETAQGGAE, from the coding sequence ATGAGCGAATTCAAACGCATTCCCCCAGAACAGGCCCAGGCGCTGCGCGAGCAAGGTGCCGTGGTGGTGGACATCCGCGACCCGCAAACCTATGCCCTGAGCCATATCAGCGGCTCGCAGCATCTGGATAATCACTCCATTTCCGACTTCATTCGCAACGCCGACCTGGACGCCCCGCTGGTGGTGGTCTGCTATCACGGAAACTCCAGCCAGAGCGCCGCCGCGTATCTGGTGAGCCAGGGTTTTTCCGATGTCTACAGCCTCGACGGCGGCTTCGAACTGTGGCGCAGCACCTACCCGACGGAAACCGCCCAAGGCGGCGCCGAATAA
- the pdxA gene encoding 4-hydroxythreonine-4-phosphate dehydrogenase PdxA encodes MKPRRFALTPGEPAGIGPDLCLLLASQPQPYPLIAITSRDLLLERAAQLGVAVNLLPVTLEQLPNQPAPANSLYVWDTPLGKPVVSGQLDQANAAFVLETLTRAGQGCLDGHFAGMITAPVHKGVINDSGIAFSGHTEFLADLTHTEQVVMMLATRGLRVALVTTHLPLREIADAITVERLERVTRILHADLQHKFGIPQPRILVCGLNPHAGEGGHLGREEIDIIEPTLERLRNEGMDLRGPLPADTLFTPKYLEHCDAVLAMYHDQGLPVLKYKGFGAAVNVTLGLPIIRTSVDHGTALDLAGSGKIDTGSLQVALETAYQMAENRL; translated from the coding sequence GTGAAACCCAGACGTTTCGCTTTGACACCCGGCGAACCGGCGGGTATAGGTCCTGACCTATGCCTGCTGCTCGCCTCGCAACCCCAGCCTTACCCCCTGATTGCCATTACCAGCCGCGACCTGCTCCTTGAGCGGGCCGCGCAACTGGGTGTGGCAGTCAATCTGCTGCCGGTGACCCTGGAGCAACTGCCGAATCAACCCGCCCCCGCAAACAGCCTGTATGTCTGGGACACCCCCCTGGGCAAACCGGTGGTCAGCGGCCAGCTGGACCAGGCCAATGCCGCCTTCGTCCTGGAAACCCTGACCCGCGCTGGCCAGGGCTGCCTGGATGGGCACTTTGCCGGCATGATCACAGCCCCCGTGCACAAGGGCGTGATCAACGACTCCGGAATCGCCTTTTCCGGGCATACCGAATTTCTCGCGGACCTGACCCACACCGAACAAGTGGTGATGATGCTGGCCACCCGTGGCCTGCGCGTGGCCCTGGTGACCACCCACCTGCCCTTGCGGGAGATTGCCGACGCCATCACCGTCGAGCGCCTGGAGCGGGTCACACGGATCCTGCATGCCGACCTGCAGCATAAGTTCGGCATCCCCCAGCCACGCATCCTGGTGTGTGGGCTCAACCCTCATGCCGGTGAAGGCGGACACCTGGGCCGCGAAGAAATCGACATCATCGAACCCACCCTAGAGCGCCTGCGCAATGAAGGCATGGACCTGCGCGGTCCATTGCCAGCCGACACTCTGTTTACCCCCAAATATCTGGAGCACTGCGACGCAGTGCTGGCGATGTACCACGACCAGGGCTTGCCCGTGCTGAAATACAAAGGCTTCGGCGCGGCCGTCAATGTGACGCTCGGCCTGCCGATCATCCGCACCTCCGTCGACCACGGCACCGCCCTGGACCTGGCCGGCAGCGGCAAGATCGACACCGGCAGCCTGCAGGTCGCCCTGGAAACCGCCTACCAGATGGCCGAGAACCGTTTATGA
- the apaG gene encoding Co2+/Mg2+ efflux protein ApaG produces MSDPRYQVDVSVVTRFLADQSQPEQNRFAFAYTITVHNNGSLPAKLLSRHWVITDGDGHVEEVRGAGVVGQQPLIAAGKSHTYSSGTVMTTRVGNMQGSYQMLAEDGKQFDAIIAPFRLAVPGALH; encoded by the coding sequence ATGTCCGATCCTCGTTATCAGGTCGATGTCAGCGTCGTCACCCGCTTTCTGGCAGACCAATCGCAACCCGAGCAGAACCGCTTCGCATTCGCCTACACCATCACCGTTCATAACAATGGCTCGCTCCCGGCCAAGCTGCTGTCCCGGCACTGGGTGATCACCGACGGCGACGGCCACGTGGAAGAAGTGCGCGGCGCCGGCGTGGTTGGCCAGCAACCGCTGATCGCCGCCGGCAAGAGCCACACCTACAGTAGCGGCACCGTGATGACCACCCGGGTCGGCAACATGCAGGGCAGCTACCAGATGCTCGCCGAAGACGGCAAACAGTTCGACGCCATCATCGCGCCCTTCCGCCTGGCGGTCCCCGGAGCCCTGCACTGA
- the surA gene encoding peptidylprolyl isomerase SurA: MKTKLSDCLRPLMLGALFLSTAASAAVQSIDKVVAIVDNDVVMQSQLDQRVHEVQQTIAKRGGGVPPTSVLEQQVLERLIVENLQLQIGERSGIRITDEELNQAIGTIAQRNSMSIEQFRAALAHDGLSYEDARDQVRREMIISRVRQRRVAERIQVSEQEVKNFLASDLGKMQLSEELHLANILIPTPESANSEAIQSAARQAMDVYQQLKQGADFAQLAIARSGSDNALEGGDMGWRKAAQLPPPFDRELSAMAVGDITQPARTPGGFIILKLLDKRGGGNQVRDEVHVRHILIKPSEIRSEEETKRLAQKLYERIEAGEDFAELAKSYSEDPGSALNGGDLNWIDPNALVPEFREVMAKTPQGQLSKPFKSPYGWHVLEVLGRRATDSTSQAREQQAMTVLRNRKYDEELQTWLRQIRDEAYVEIKLPGAEQAAQ; this comes from the coding sequence GTGAAGACCAAGCTTTCTGATTGTCTGCGCCCGCTGATGCTGGGCGCGCTGTTCCTGAGTACCGCGGCCAGCGCCGCGGTGCAGTCCATCGACAAGGTCGTGGCCATCGTCGATAACGACGTGGTCATGCAGAGCCAGTTGGACCAGCGGGTTCACGAAGTCCAGCAAACCATCGCCAAGCGTGGCGGTGGCGTGCCACCTACCAGCGTTCTGGAACAGCAAGTTCTGGAGCGCCTGATCGTTGAAAACCTGCAACTGCAGATTGGCGAGCGTTCCGGCATCCGCATCACCGATGAAGAGCTGAACCAGGCCATCGGCACCATTGCCCAGCGCAACAGCATGAGCATCGAGCAGTTCCGCGCCGCCCTGGCTCACGATGGCCTGTCTTATGAAGACGCGCGTGATCAGGTTCGCCGCGAGATGATCATCAGCCGCGTGCGTCAACGCCGTGTGGCCGAACGCATTCAGGTGTCGGAGCAGGAGGTGAAGAACTTCCTGGCCTCGGACCTGGGCAAGATGCAGCTCTCCGAAGAACTGCACCTGGCCAATATCCTGATCCCGACCCCGGAAAGCGCCAACTCCGAAGCGATTCAGAGTGCCGCCCGCCAGGCCATGGACGTGTACCAGCAACTCAAGCAAGGTGCGGACTTCGCCCAACTGGCGATTGCCCGCTCCGGCAGTGATAACGCCCTGGAAGGCGGCGACATGGGCTGGCGTAAAGCCGCTCAACTGCCTCCACCGTTCGACCGCGAACTGAGCGCAATGGCCGTTGGCGACATCACCCAGCCAGCACGCACCCCAGGCGGTTTCATCATCCTCAAGCTGCTGGACAAGCGCGGTGGCGGCAATCAGGTGCGTGACGAAGTGCATGTACGCCACATCCTGATCAAGCCAAGCGAAATTCGCAGCGAAGAAGAGACCAAGCGCCTAGCGCAGAAGCTCTATGAGCGCATCGAAGCCGGCGAAGACTTCGCCGAACTGGCGAAAAGCTACTCCGAAGACCCAGGCTCGGCACTCAACGGCGGTGATCTGAACTGGATCGACCCGAACGCCCTGGTACCGGAATTCCGCGAAGTGATGGCCAAGACCCCACAAGGTCAGCTGTCCAAGCCGTTCAAGAGTCCTTATGGCTGGCACGTACTGGAAGTCCTTGGCCGTCGCGCCACCGACAGCACCAGCCAGGCCCGTGAGCAACAAGCCATGACCGTCCTGCGCAACCGCAAGTACGACGAAGAGCTGCAGACCTGGTTGCGACAGATCCGTGACGAGGCCTACGTCGAAATCAAACTGCCTGGCGCTGAACAGGCGGCACAGTGA
- a CDS encoding symmetrical bis(5'-nucleosyl)-tetraphosphatase: MATYAVGDLQGCLEPLQCLLEQVAFDPARDRLWLVGDLVNRGPQSLETLRYLYSIRDSLVCVLGNHDLHLLAAWRNIERLKKSDTLREILEAPDREELLQWLRQQKLMHYDEARHVALVHAGIAPQWSLKKALKCAAEVEEALRDDNLFEPFLDGMYGNDPAKWDSDLKGVTRLRVITNYFTRMRFCTSEGKLDLKSKEGLDTAPAGYAPWFSHKERKTRDLKIIFGHWAALEGHSNQPGIFALDSGCVWGGAMTLLNVDSGVRLTCDCDAQGHAAHPSPNPLPVSAKR, from the coding sequence ATGGCAACTTACGCTGTCGGCGACCTGCAAGGCTGCCTGGAGCCACTGCAGTGCCTGCTTGAACAAGTCGCCTTCGACCCGGCCCGGGATCGCCTGTGGCTGGTGGGCGACCTGGTCAACCGTGGCCCGCAGTCGCTGGAAACCCTGCGCTACCTGTACTCGATCCGCGATTCGCTGGTCTGCGTGCTGGGCAATCATGACCTGCACCTGCTGGCCGCCTGGCGCAACATCGAGCGCTTGAAAAAGTCCGACACCTTGCGCGAGATCCTCGAGGCCCCCGACCGCGAAGAACTGCTGCAGTGGTTGCGCCAGCAAAAACTTATGCACTACGACGAAGCCCGCCATGTGGCCCTGGTGCATGCCGGCATCGCCCCTCAGTGGTCGCTGAAAAAGGCCCTCAAATGCGCCGCCGAGGTGGAAGAGGCGCTGCGCGACGACAATCTCTTCGAACCCTTTCTGGACGGCATGTACGGCAACGACCCGGCGAAATGGGACAGTGACCTCAAAGGCGTGACCCGCCTGCGGGTCATCACCAACTATTTCACCCGCATGCGCTTCTGCACCAGCGAGGGCAAGCTCGATCTCAAGAGCAAGGAAGGACTGGATACCGCCCCGGCGGGCTATGCCCCCTGGTTCAGTCACAAGGAGCGCAAGACCCGGGACCTGAAGATCATCTTCGGCCACTGGGCGGCCCTGGAAGGCCATAGCAACCAACCCGGCATTTTCGCCCTCGACAGCGGCTGCGTCTGGGGCGGCGCCATGACCCTGCTGAATGTCGACAGCGGCGTGCGCCTGACCTGTGATTGCGATGCTCAGGGACACGCCGCACACCCTTCCCCCAACCCCTTGCCTGTCTCGGCAAAGCGCTAG
- the rsmA gene encoding 16S rRNA (adenine(1518)-N(6)/adenine(1519)-N(6))-dimethyltransferase RsmA translates to MSEQYQHRARKRFGQNFLHDAGVIDRILRAIHAKPEDRMLEIGPGQGALTEGLLGSGAQLDVVELDKDLIPILNQQFAGKSNFNLHQGDALKFDFNTLGAAPSSLRVVGNLPYNISTPLIFHLLQNAGLIRDMHFMLQKEVVERLAAGPGGGDWGRLSIMVQYHCRVEHLFNVGPGAFNPPPKVDSAIVRLVPHAVLPHPAKDHRLLERIVREAFNQRRKTLRNTLKALLSSAEIEAAGVDGSLRPEQLDLAAFVRLADQLADQPKPAAD, encoded by the coding sequence ATGAGCGAGCAATACCAACACCGGGCGCGCAAGCGCTTCGGTCAGAACTTCCTGCACGACGCCGGCGTCATCGACCGCATCCTGCGGGCCATCCACGCCAAACCCGAAGACCGCATGCTGGAAATCGGCCCGGGCCAGGGCGCCCTGACCGAAGGCCTGCTGGGCAGCGGCGCGCAGCTGGATGTGGTGGAGCTGGACAAGGACCTGATCCCGATCCTCAACCAGCAGTTCGCCGGCAAGAGCAACTTCAACCTGCATCAGGGCGATGCCCTGAAGTTCGACTTCAACACCCTGGGCGCGGCGCCAAGCAGCCTGCGGGTGGTCGGCAACCTGCCCTACAACATCTCCACTCCGCTGATCTTCCACCTGCTGCAGAACGCCGGACTGATCCGCGACATGCACTTCATGCTGCAAAAGGAAGTGGTCGAGCGTCTGGCAGCCGGACCCGGTGGCGGTGACTGGGGCCGCCTGTCGATCATGGTCCAGTATCACTGCCGCGTGGAACACCTGTTCAATGTCGGTCCCGGCGCCTTCAACCCGCCACCGAAAGTCGACTCGGCCATCGTGCGCCTGGTGCCTCATGCGGTACTGCCACACCCGGCCAAGGATCACCGACTGCTGGAACGCATCGTGCGCGAAGCCTTCAACCAGCGCCGCAAGACCCTGCGCAATACCCTCAAGGCCCTCCTCAGCAGCGCCGAGATCGAAGCCGCCGGCGTCGACGGCAGCCTGCGCCCCGAGCAATTGGACCTGGCCGCCTTCGTGCGCCTGGCCGATCAGCTGGCCGACCAGCCCAAGCCTGCTGCCGACTGA
- a CDS encoding YeaH/YhbH family protein, translated as MSYVIDRRLNGKNKSTVNRQRFLRRYRDHIKKAVEEAVSRRSITDMEHGEQISIPGRDIDEPVLHHGRGGKQTVVHPGNKEFTAGEHIARPQGGGGGGGRGKAGNSGEGMDEFVFQITQEEFLEFMFEDLELPNLVKRNLTGTDTFKTVRAGISNEGNPSRINIIRTLRSAHARRIALSGSSRAKLREVKEELERLKREEPDNFGDIQELEAEIERLSARIHRVPFLDTFDLKYNLLVKQPNPSSKAVMFCLMDVSGSMTQATKDIAKRFFILLYLFLKRNYDKIDVVFIRHHTSAREVDEEEFFYSRETGGTIVSSALKLMQEIMAERYPSNEWNIYAAQASDGDNWNDDSPICRDILINQIMPFVQYYTYVEITPREHQALWFEYERIAEAFSDTFAQQQLVSAGDIYPVFRELFQRRLVT; from the coding sequence ATGAGCTATGTGATCGACCGACGTCTCAACGGCAAGAACAAGAGCACGGTGAACCGCCAGCGCTTCCTGCGGCGTTACCGTGACCATATTAAAAAGGCCGTCGAAGAGGCCGTCAGCCGCCGCTCCATCACCGACATGGAGCACGGCGAACAAATCAGCATTCCCGGGCGGGATATCGACGAACCGGTGCTGCACCACGGCCGTGGCGGCAAGCAGACCGTGGTCCATCCCGGGAACAAGGAATTTACCGCCGGCGAACATATCGCCAGGCCTCAGGGCGGCGGCGGTGGCGGCGGCCGCGGCAAGGCCGGCAACTCCGGCGAAGGCATGGACGAATTCGTCTTCCAGATTACCCAGGAAGAATTCCTCGAGTTCATGTTCGAAGACCTGGAACTGCCCAACCTGGTCAAACGCAACCTGACCGGCACCGACACCTTCAAGACCGTGAGAGCGGGGATCAGCAACGAAGGCAACCCGTCGCGGATCAACATCATCCGCACCTTGCGCTCGGCCCACGCCCGACGCATTGCCCTGTCCGGCAGCAGCCGGGCCAAGCTGCGGGAGGTGAAAGAAGAGCTGGAACGCCTGAAACGCGAAGAACCGGACAACTTCGGCGATATTCAGGAACTTGAAGCAGAAATCGAACGCCTTAGCGCGCGCATTCATCGCGTGCCTTTTCTCGACACCTTCGACCTCAAGTACAACCTGTTGGTGAAACAGCCCAACCCCAGCTCCAAGGCGGTGATGTTCTGCCTGATGGACGTCTCCGGCTCCATGACCCAGGCCACCAAGGACATTGCCAAACGTTTCTTCATCCTTTTGTACCTGTTCCTCAAGCGCAACTACGACAAGATCGACGTGGTTTTCATCCGCCATCACACCAGTGCCCGTGAAGTGGACGAGGAAGAGTTCTTCTATTCCAGGGAAACCGGCGGGACCATTGTCTCCAGTGCCCTGAAACTGATGCAGGAGATCATGGCCGAGCGCTATCCAAGCAACGAATGGAACATCTACGCCGCACAGGCTTCCGACGGCGACAACTGGAACGATGACTCGCCCATCTGCCGCGACATCCTGATCAACCAGATCATGCCTTTCGTGCAGTACTACACCTACGTGGAGATCACTCCACGAGAGCACCAGGCCCTGTGGTTCGAATACGAACGTATCGCCGAGGCCTTCTCCGACACGTTCGCCCAGCAACAATTGGTTTCGGCCGGCGATATCTATCCGGTCTTCCGTGAACTCTTCCAGCGCAGGTTAGTGACATGA
- a CDS encoding PrkA family serine protein kinase: MSIFSHFQQRFESTRQEEFSLQEYLELCKKDRSAYASAAERLLLAIGEPELLDTSTNSRLSRIFSNKVIRRYPAFEDFHGMEECIDQIVSYFRHAAQGLEEKKQILYLLGPVGGGKSSLAEKLKQLIEKVPFYAIKGSPVFESPLGLFNATEDGAILEEDFGIPRRYLNTIMSPWATKRLSEFGGDISQFRVVKLYPSILNQIAVAKTEPGDENNQDISALVGKVDIRKLEEFPQNDADAYSYSGALCRANQGLMEFVEMFKAPIKVLHPLLTATQEGNYNSTEGLGAIPFTGILLAHSNESEWHTFRNNKNNEAFIDRIYIVKVPYCLRVTDEVKIYDKLLFNSSLAKAHCAPDTLKMLAQFTVLSRLKEPENSNIYSKMRVYDGENLKDTDPKAKSIQEYRDSAGVDEGMNGLSTRFAFKILSKVFNFDPHEVAANPVHLLYVLEQQIEQEQFQAETRERYLRFLKEYLAPRYIEFIGKEIQTAYLESYSEYGQNIFDRYVLYADFWIQDQEYRDPETGEILNRVALNEELEKIEKPAGISNPKDFRNEIVNFVLRARANNNGKNPTWLSYEKLRVVIEKKMFSNTEDLLPVISFNAKASKEDQQKHNDFVTRMVERGYTDKQVRLLSEWYLRVRKSQ, translated from the coding sequence ATGAGTATTTTTAGCCACTTCCAACAGCGCTTCGAATCCACACGCCAGGAAGAGTTCTCACTGCAGGAATACCTGGAGCTGTGCAAGAAGGACCGAAGCGCTTACGCATCCGCCGCCGAACGCCTGCTATTGGCCATCGGCGAGCCGGAACTGCTGGACACTTCGACCAACTCGAGGCTGTCACGAATCTTTTCAAACAAGGTGATCCGGCGTTATCCGGCCTTTGAAGACTTCCATGGCATGGAAGAATGCATCGACCAGATCGTCTCCTACTTCCGACATGCCGCTCAGGGCCTGGAAGAGAAGAAGCAGATCCTCTACCTCCTGGGTCCGGTGGGCGGTGGTAAATCGTCCCTGGCCGAGAAGCTCAAGCAACTGATCGAAAAAGTGCCCTTCTACGCCATCAAGGGTTCCCCGGTCTTCGAATCGCCACTGGGGCTGTTCAACGCCACGGAAGATGGCGCGATTCTCGAAGAAGACTTCGGCATTCCCCGGCGCTATCTCAACACCATCATGTCGCCCTGGGCCACCAAGCGCCTGTCGGAGTTTGGCGGTGACATCAGCCAGTTCCGCGTGGTGAAGCTGTACCCGTCGATTCTCAACCAGATCGCCGTGGCCAAGACCGAGCCCGGGGACGAGAACAACCAGGACATTTCGGCACTGGTCGGCAAGGTGGATATCCGCAAGCTGGAAGAATTCCCGCAGAACGATGCCGATGCCTACAGCTACTCCGGGGCACTGTGCCGGGCCAACCAGGGCCTGATGGAATTCGTCGAGATGTTCAAGGCCCCCATCAAGGTGCTGCACCCATTGCTGACCGCCACCCAGGAAGGCAACTACAACAGCACCGAGGGGCTGGGGGCGATCCCCTTCACCGGCATCCTGCTGGCCCACTCCAACGAATCGGAGTGGCACACCTTCCGCAACAACAAGAACAACGAAGCCTTCATCGACCGGATCTATATCGTAAAGGTGCCTTACTGCCTGCGCGTCACCGATGAGGTGAAGATCTACGACAAGCTGCTGTTCAACAGCTCCCTGGCCAAGGCCCATTGCGCCCCCGACACCCTGAAAATGCTGGCGCAGTTCACTGTGCTGTCGCGCCTCAAGGAGCCGGAGAACTCCAACATCTACTCGAAGATGCGGGTCTATGACGGTGAAAACCTGAAGGACACCGATCCCAAGGCCAAGTCGATCCAGGAATACCGCGACAGCGCCGGCGTAGATGAAGGGATGAATGGCCTGTCGACCCGGTTCGCTTTCAAGATCCTGTCGAAAGTCTTCAACTTCGACCCCCATGAAGTGGCGGCCAACCCGGTGCACCTGCTGTACGTGCTGGAACAGCAGATCGAGCAGGAACAGTTCCAGGCGGAAACTCGCGAGCGTTACCTGCGCTTCCTCAAGGAATACCTGGCGCCGCGCTACATCGAGTTCATCGGCAAGGAGATCCAGACCGCTTACCTGGAGTCCTACAGCGAGTACGGCCAGAACATCTTCGACCGCTACGTGCTCTATGCGGACTTCTGGATTCAGGATCAGGAATACCGCGATCCGGAAACCGGCGAGATCCTCAATCGCGTGGCCCTCAACGAGGAGCTGGAGAAGATCGAAAAACCGGCCGGTATCAGCAACCCGAAAGACTTCCGCAACGAGATCGTCAACTTCGTCCTGCGTGCCCGGGCCAACAACAACGGCAAGAACCCCACCTGGCTCAGCTACGAAAAACTGCGGGTGGTCATCGAGAAGAAAATGTTCTCCAACACCGAGGACCTGCTGCCGGTCATCAGCTTCAACGCCAAGGCCAGCAAGGAGGATCAACAGAAACACAACGACTTCGTCACACGAATGGTCGAGCGCGGCTACACCGACAAACAGGTTCGGCTGCTGTCCGAATGGTATCTGCGGGTCAGAAAATCGCAGTGA